A genomic stretch from bacterium includes:
- a CDS encoding ribbon-helix-helix domain-containing protein, translating to MKVKTSITLAEDLLEAIDQQAGPRKNRSDFIETAVRAYIAQRVRERQNSHDLAIINRRAKHLNEEAADVLSYQVLP from the coding sequence ATGAAAGTCAAGACATCTATCACCCTCGCCGAGGACCTTCTCGAGGCCATCGACCAGCAGGCCGGCCCCAGGAAGAACCGCTCGGACTTTATCGAGACGGCGGTCCGAGCCTACATCGCCCAGCGCGTCCGCGAGCGGCAGAACTCCCACGATCTGGCGATCATCAACCGGCGCGCCAAGCACCTGAACGAAGAGGCGGCGGACGTCCTTTCCTATCAGGTGCTGCCGTGA
- a CDS encoding type II toxin-antitoxin system PemK/MazF family toxin, translating to MKRGDFYRVHHPSARDPRRSRVFLVVSRQVLIDSRFSTVVCAPVYSQHDGLFTQVAVGADEGLKHESSIHCDELVSLPKSSLTDYIGTLHPGRTPDLDTALRLALDLP from the coding sequence GTGAAACGCGGCGACTTCTACCGCGTGCACCACCCCTCGGCGCGCGATCCGCGCAGATCCCGGGTCTTCCTCGTCGTCAGCCGCCAGGTGCTGATCGACTCCCGCTTCTCGACCGTCGTGTGCGCGCCGGTCTATTCGCAGCATGACGGCTTGTTCACGCAGGTTGCCGTCGGCGCGGATGAGGGTCTCAAGCACGAATCGAGCATTCACTGCGACGAACTCGTGAGCCTGCCGAAATCGTCCCTGACCGACTACATCGGCACTCTGCACCCGGGCAGGACTCCGGACCTGGACACTGCGCTGCGACTCGCCCTCGACTTGCCGTGA